One part of the Myxococcales bacterium genome encodes these proteins:
- a CDS encoding putative metal-binding motif-containing protein, with the protein MSFFGPRTKPLGKLAFFGALGVVVNLWAPPPAQAKPNGVGALTCSSCHPGGQEATVKVVPNTMAPALGEKVRLTVTVEKSGSRAGGFFLENERDIGSFALVSGQGTRTERTGVTHASPKSATGGKTTFLIDWVAPNTTDYVVFEVAGTSSNLDNRAAGEATGTDRLALAVGCNGGTQFWRDFDGDGFGLDDADTIAACTRPEGYADKKGDCDDNEPESSPEGMEVCNGRDDDCDGEIDVGPNLCATGQVCRDRRCEGGSGTGGQGAGGSTGQGGAGGQSSGGSGGQGGATGQNMGGSGGRGGTGGQTAGSGGRGGSGGSNVGGRGGAGGGMGSDDMGSDDEENEPEDEGSRGGCQFGGGGAPPASLLLTVGLTGLLLRRRRRSLL; encoded by the coding sequence ATGTCGTTTTTCGGTCCCCGTACGAAGCCGTTAGGGAAACTCGCATTTTTCGGGGCGCTGGGTGTCGTGGTGAATTTGTGGGCGCCCCCGCCTGCACAGGCCAAGCCGAACGGAGTCGGCGCGCTCACCTGCTCCAGCTGCCACCCAGGGGGCCAAGAAGCCACGGTCAAGGTGGTGCCCAACACGATGGCGCCTGCCTTGGGCGAAAAGGTGCGCCTTACCGTCACGGTTGAGAAGTCGGGCTCTCGAGCCGGTGGCTTTTTCCTGGAGAACGAACGAGACATTGGGAGCTTCGCGCTGGTGTCAGGGCAGGGCACACGTACCGAACGGACCGGGGTAACGCACGCGTCACCGAAGTCGGCGACCGGTGGCAAAACCACGTTCCTCATCGACTGGGTCGCACCGAACACCACTGACTACGTGGTCTTCGAGGTCGCGGGCACGTCCTCAAACCTGGACAACAGAGCGGCCGGAGAAGCCACGGGCACCGATCGCCTCGCCTTGGCCGTGGGCTGCAACGGCGGAACTCAGTTCTGGCGCGACTTCGATGGAGACGGGTTTGGTCTCGACGATGCCGACACGATCGCGGCCTGCACCCGGCCCGAGGGCTACGCCGACAAAAAAGGCGACTGCGACGACAACGAGCCGGAATCGTCGCCCGAAGGCATGGAAGTCTGCAACGGCCGAGACGACGACTGCGACGGCGAAATCGACGTGGGCCCCAACCTCTGCGCCACAGGGCAGGTCTGTCGCGACCGTCGCTGTGAGGGTGGCAGCGGCACCGGGGGACAAGGCGCGGGTGGCAGCACGGGCCAAGGCGGTGCTGGTGGCCAGAGCTCGGGGGGAAGCGGAGGCCAAGGCGGCGCAACCGGACAGAACATGGGGGGCAGCGGCGGCAGGGGCGGTACCGGTGGCCAGACCGCGGGCAGCGGCGGCCGGGGTGGGTCCGGCGGCTCCAACGTGGGGGGCCGCGGCGGCGCTGGCGGCGGCATGGGGAGCGATGACATGGGATCCGACGACGAAGAGAACGAGCCCGAGGACGAGGGGTCTCGGGGCGGATGCCAGTTCGGCGGCGGCGGTGCACCTCCGGCGAGTCTTCTCTTGACCGTGGGCCTGACAGGCTTGCTGCTCAGGCGCCGCCGTCGTTCACTCCTCTAA
- a CDS encoding class I SAM-dependent methyltransferase: MTTQSPDFSAAPSSSFAPRLGGEARTLALQIAAEVRSEWSYATDIISRAFRTHRGLPSRDRRLVAETVYALLRLDRWLEAQVDELPTFNRGPTRTMSPVTRDQAKLLLWELSQGVPVELVATELKKLLGYTVSVERLADPELGLARKTGLDREAVRLSFPTWLLERFVLDLGEEKAFALAASMNERAPLTLMTNTRSVERQALVERLATEGVVAEPTPLSSTGLSLRTRVNAFGLPSFQEGLFEVMDEGSQLVAEVVAPPPGGRVLDACAGAGGKTLALGALMEGKGRLFAMDVSGKKLEELRRRARRAGLSNVAARPIENNQLPEEARPAAWDRVLVDAPCSGLGTLRRNPEARWRTSPAELARFPSLQLSLLVQYAPLVAVGGRLVYATCTVLRDENEMVIERFLKERPEFAPVPLKEVLGKPRAEGLGDGDTLRLFPHQHGTDGFFAAVLRRTR, encoded by the coding sequence ATGACAACACAATCGCCCGATTTCTCCGCCGCCCCTTCCTCGTCTTTTGCCCCACGACTCGGGGGTGAAGCCAGGACGTTGGCGCTTCAGATCGCCGCGGAGGTCCGCTCCGAGTGGTCCTACGCAACCGACATCATCAGCCGTGCGTTCAGGACCCACCGCGGCCTACCCAGCCGAGATCGGCGTTTGGTGGCGGAAACCGTTTATGCCCTTTTGCGCCTGGATCGCTGGCTGGAAGCCCAGGTCGACGAACTCCCCACGTTCAACCGCGGCCCGACCCGGACGATGTCGCCGGTGACCCGGGACCAGGCAAAGCTTCTTCTGTGGGAGCTTTCGCAGGGCGTTCCGGTCGAGCTCGTGGCCACCGAGCTGAAGAAGCTTCTGGGGTATACCGTTTCCGTCGAGCGGCTCGCCGATCCCGAACTTGGCCTGGCTCGCAAAACGGGCCTCGACCGGGAGGCGGTGCGCCTCTCGTTTCCCACGTGGCTGCTCGAACGGTTTGTGCTGGACCTCGGTGAGGAGAAGGCGTTTGCGCTGGCCGCCTCCATGAACGAGCGTGCACCGCTTACCCTCATGACCAACACCCGCAGCGTGGAACGCCAGGCTTTGGTCGAGCGGCTCGCCACGGAGGGCGTGGTGGCGGAACCCACGCCTTTGTCATCCACGGGACTGTCGCTGCGCACACGGGTCAACGCCTTTGGCTTGCCCTCTTTCCAGGAGGGTCTCTTTGAGGTCATGGATGAGGGAAGCCAGCTCGTGGCCGAGGTGGTCGCGCCTCCGCCGGGTGGTCGTGTGTTGGATGCCTGCGCGGGGGCGGGCGGAAAAACTTTGGCCCTGGGCGCGCTCATGGAAGGCAAAGGGCGCCTCTTCGCCATGGACGTCTCGGGCAAAAAACTCGAAGAGCTGCGCCGGCGCGCACGCCGGGCAGGCTTGTCGAACGTGGCCGCCCGCCCGATCGAGAACAATCAGCTCCCCGAAGAAGCACGACCCGCTGCCTGGGACCGCGTGCTGGTCGATGCACCTTGTTCGGGGTTGGGCACGCTTCGTCGCAATCCCGAAGCCCGCTGGCGCACGTCGCCGGCCGAGCTCGCCCGCTTTCCCAGCCTGCAGCTGTCTCTGCTCGTGCAGTACGCGCCCCTGGTGGCCGTGGGAGGACGCCTCGTCTACGCCACGTGTACGGTCCTCCGTGACGAGAACGAAATGGTGATCGAGCGGTTCCTGAAAGAGCGACCCGAGTTTGCTCCCGTACCCCTAAAGGAGGTGCTCGGAAAACCCAGGGCCGAAGGCCTCGGCGACGGCGACACGCTCAGGTTGTTTCCTCACCAGCACGGCACAGACGGTTTTTTTGCCGCCGTTCTTCGGCGCACCCGCTAG
- a CDS encoding protein kinase, which yields MKRLSSDRPSDDPEARLGTRLGNFALKAVLGRGGMGVVYEAEHLYIRKRVAVKVLDGRFFHDKDARERFLQEARAASLVDHPNIVGVTDFGEAEDGTVYLVMSHVEGESMEQLLVREGPLPLFRTLVILGQVARALGAAHGKGVIHRDLKPENIMIETRAGRRELVRTTRDAHGSLEVVEPERHFDFATVLDFGAAVFWGALDDHNCEGDVVIGTPQYMAPETARIGVADQRSDIYALGVILYRALTGTLPFDGQDPAQIMLAHVHDPVEPPTRRNHAVEITPEAERVIMKALEKEPDGRHQRMESFYADLQRCYGSVRFRRIGEAIPEEFTPEAEIMRPRLLVHPKTPTAKPPEPRHTPALAGPSMPRGNAAVSAPSAGEGRPLLLTKKKGHRTLPFGANTPAPEALGSSPERHQTWPYTPAPTGRAPAAPDPNKPHDDR from the coding sequence ATGAAGCGCTTGTCCTCTGATCGGCCGTCCGACGACCCCGAAGCCCGTTTGGGAACACGCCTCGGCAATTTCGCGCTGAAGGCGGTGCTCGGACGCGGTGGCATGGGTGTGGTTTACGAGGCGGAGCACCTCTACATCCGCAAGAGAGTGGCAGTGAAGGTGCTCGACGGGCGCTTTTTTCACGACAAGGACGCGCGCGAACGTTTTCTCCAGGAAGCCCGCGCCGCCAGCCTCGTCGACCACCCGAACATCGTAGGGGTAACCGATTTCGGCGAAGCCGAGGACGGCACGGTCTACCTCGTGATGTCGCACGTCGAGGGCGAGTCCATGGAACAGCTCTTGGTCCGCGAGGGCCCGCTACCCTTGTTCCGGACACTGGTCATCCTGGGCCAGGTCGCCCGGGCCCTGGGCGCCGCACACGGAAAGGGCGTCATTCACCGGGACCTCAAGCCTGAAAACATCATGATTGAGACGCGTGCCGGCCGTCGCGAGCTGGTACGCACCACCCGGGACGCCCACGGCAGTCTCGAGGTGGTCGAGCCCGAGCGCCATTTCGACTTCGCCACCGTGCTCGACTTCGGCGCCGCCGTGTTCTGGGGCGCCCTGGACGATCACAACTGCGAAGGCGATGTCGTAATCGGAACGCCCCAGTACATGGCACCTGAAACAGCGCGCATCGGCGTGGCCGATCAGCGCTCAGACATCTACGCCCTGGGCGTGATTCTTTATCGTGCACTCACGGGGACGTTGCCCTTCGATGGACAGGATCCGGCGCAGATCATGCTCGCCCACGTGCACGACCCCGTCGAGCCGCCAACCCGCCGCAACCACGCGGTGGAGATCACGCCCGAGGCAGAGCGGGTCATCATGAAGGCGCTCGAAAAAGAGCCCGATGGACGCCACCAGCGCATGGAGTCCTTCTACGCAGACCTTCAGCGCTGCTACGGCAGTGTGCGCTTTCGCCGTATCGGCGAAGCCATCCCCGAAGAGTTCACCCCCGAGGCCGAGATCATGCGCCCCCGCCTTCTCGTGCATCCCAAGACCCCCACCGCGAAGCCCCCAGAGCCACGACACACCCCCGCCCTGGCAGGTCCCTCGATGCCTCGCGGCAACGCCGCCGTCAGCGCGCCGTCTGCCGGAGAGGGCCGCCCTTTGCTGCTCACGAAAAAAAAGGGGCACCGCACCCTGCCCTTTGGCGCAAACACCCCCGCGCCCGAGGCACTCGGATCGTCCCCAGAGCGGCACCAGACTTGGCCCTACACCCCTGCTCCGACGGGACGCGCCCCGGCGGCGCCGGATCCCAACAAACCCCACGACGATCGATGA
- the rph gene encoding ribonuclease PH, with translation MRPDGRRPEELREVRITPDVNRYAEGSALIEFGHTKVHCTASVDNRVPPFLEGKGVGWVTAEYAMLPRATHARSGRNPGGRGTEIQRLVGRALRAAVDTRALGPRQITVDCDVIQADGGTRTAAITGGWVALALAVRRLRAQAGLAKDPIVRGICAISTGIVAGEARLDLAYEEDAKADTDFNFVMTSDGRFVELQGTAEAEPFSQEEFEQLSVLARAGGKTLFYLQQQALLSARP, from the coding sequence ATGCGACCCGACGGACGTCGACCCGAAGAGCTGCGCGAGGTGCGCATCACCCCTGACGTGAACCGCTACGCCGAGGGCTCGGCCCTCATCGAGTTCGGCCACACAAAGGTGCATTGCACCGCCAGTGTCGACAACCGCGTTCCGCCTTTTCTCGAGGGCAAGGGTGTGGGGTGGGTGACGGCCGAGTACGCGATGCTGCCACGTGCGACGCATGCGCGATCGGGGCGAAACCCCGGAGGGCGTGGCACGGAGATCCAGCGCCTGGTAGGCCGGGCGCTCCGGGCGGCCGTGGACACGCGCGCCTTGGGGCCGCGCCAGATCACGGTCGATTGCGACGTGATTCAGGCCGACGGCGGGACACGCACCGCCGCGATCACAGGAGGCTGGGTTGCCCTGGCGCTGGCGGTGCGGCGTTTGCGGGCCCAGGCCGGGTTGGCCAAGGATCCGATCGTGCGTGGGATCTGCGCCATCTCGACGGGTATCGTTGCCGGCGAGGCCCGCCTGGATCTTGCTTACGAAGAAGACGCAAAAGCCGACACGGATTTCAACTTCGTGATGACCAGCGACGGCCGCTTCGTCGAGCTGCAGGGCACGGCCGAGGCGGAGCCGTTTTCGCAAGAAGAGTTCGAGCAACTGAGCGTTTTGGCCCGCGCGGGTGGCAAGACCTTGTTTTACCTGCAACAGCAGGCGCTTCTGTCTGCGCGACCCTGA
- the rdgB gene encoding RdgB/HAM1 family non-canonical purine NTP pyrophosphatase — MKIVVASRNGHKVKEIAALWADLGVELVSIDVVAPGTPLVEDEDTFEDNARVKAEQAARATGLPAIADDSGLEVDALDGAPGVRSARYAGEPCDDGRNNQKLLAALAGVAAPRPARYRCCAAFVDGARGLCLVRAGACEGEILTAPRGEGGFGYDPLFWLPALGKTMADIDLEMKNQLSHRASAFQALGAALHAQGLVSR, encoded by the coding sequence ATGAAGATCGTGGTCGCTAGCCGCAACGGGCACAAAGTGAAGGAGATCGCCGCGCTCTGGGCCGATCTCGGCGTGGAGCTCGTGTCCATCGACGTGGTGGCGCCTGGCACCCCGCTGGTGGAAGACGAGGACACCTTCGAGGACAACGCGCGCGTCAAGGCCGAGCAAGCCGCGCGCGCTACGGGCCTTCCGGCGATCGCCGACGATTCGGGGCTCGAGGTCGACGCGCTCGACGGCGCGCCAGGCGTGCGCTCTGCCCGCTACGCGGGCGAGCCGTGTGACGACGGCCGCAACAATCAGAAGCTGCTCGCCGCGCTCGCGGGCGTGGCCGCGCCGCGCCCGGCGCGTTACCGCTGTTGCGCCGCTTTCGTGGATGGCGCGCGGGGGCTTTGCCTGGTCCGGGCGGGGGCCTGCGAGGGGGAGATCCTCACGGCGCCTCGAGGTGAGGGTGGCTTCGGCTACGATCCTCTTTTTTGGCTGCCTGCTTTGGGCAAGACCATGGCGGACATCGATCTCGAGATGAAAAACCAGCTGTCGCACCGGGCGTCGGCCTTCCAGGCGCTGGGCGCGGCGCTGCACGCGCAGGGGCTCGTCAGTCGTTGA
- a CDS encoding FKBP-type peptidyl-prolyl cis-trans isomerase, with protein sequence MHRNSRHSPKLTTAAALALALGGSPVFATAEGTSAPRDGSDRSGEDFLNRAAKEEGARKLLSGVVFKSLSKVKHGRSPRTTDTVRVHYRGTLTDGTEFDSSYNRDEPATFALSDVIPCWTQGVAVMKVGEKARLVCPAATAYGTRGSPPDIPPNAVLVFEVELLRIER encoded by the coding sequence ATGCACAGGAACTCGAGGCACTCCCCCAAGCTGACCACGGCGGCGGCCCTCGCGCTGGCGCTCGGTGGGTCGCCGGTTTTCGCGACGGCCGAAGGGACGTCCGCTCCGCGCGACGGATCGGACCGCTCCGGTGAGGACTTCCTGAACCGCGCTGCCAAGGAAGAGGGTGCCCGCAAGCTACTCTCGGGCGTCGTCTTCAAGAGTCTCAGCAAGGTCAAGCACGGGCGCTCTCCACGCACGACGGACACGGTCCGTGTCCACTACCGAGGAACGCTGACCGACGGAACGGAGTTCGACAGTAGTTACAACCGCGACGAGCCCGCCACCTTCGCGCTCAGCGATGTCATTCCGTGCTGGACTCAAGGGGTTGCGGTCATGAAGGTGGGGGAAAAAGCCCGCCTCGTGTGCCCTGCAGCAACCGCCTACGGAACCCGAGGAAGCCCTCCCGACATCCCCCCGAACGCGGTCTTGGTGTTCGAGGTGGAGCTGCTGCGCATCGAGCGCTAG
- a CDS encoding TerB family tellurite resistance protein has product MGLLGRLMGATPTKKPTDDLLLLHSMMLMAGVDGVVEGSEGATLTAFVNTLPEFRKLDENGFDRLMGDAQKLRAKFTSAKEAVGALREISSEAVRKKAFVLAADIAMSSGDIDEAEEELLEAMQRILGIDDALAQKSLEVLAIKYQT; this is encoded by the coding sequence ATGGGACTGCTGGGACGATTGATGGGGGCTACACCCACGAAAAAGCCAACCGACGACCTGCTCTTGCTTCACAGCATGATGCTGATGGCCGGCGTCGATGGTGTCGTCGAAGGGTCAGAGGGCGCGACGTTGACGGCCTTCGTCAACACCCTGCCCGAGTTCCGGAAGCTGGACGAGAACGGCTTCGACCGCTTGATGGGCGATGCCCAGAAACTGCGCGCGAAATTCACCTCGGCAAAGGAGGCCGTGGGGGCTCTGCGGGAGATCTCCAGCGAGGCGGTGCGGAAAAAGGCCTTCGTGCTGGCGGCGGACATCGCCATGTCGAGCGGTGACATCGACGAGGCCGAAGAGGAGCTTTTGGAGGCCATGCAACGAATCCTGGGGATCGACGACGCGTTGGCGCAAAAGTCGCTCGAAGTGCTCGCCATCAAGTACCAAACCTGA
- a CDS encoding M48 family metallopeptidase: MGFEVTEIRARRDRELFEALRRDRGVEKALARYEEKASGYGFRHRRALLAESIRLSRHMAPQVSAALADCRDALGFREPVEVFLRPEPVYGAFCARGRSGPLVVGLTARLLDEFSPEELRFVMGHELGHALFRHHDLPMPITATIEDIGGTLVSRAAQLKLYVWCRAAEVSADRAGLLCCRDADVAATAFFKLASGLARPSLQVDLQAFASQIEAIASAPSATIREHDDDTLDCFSTHPYTPVRVRALLAFARSAVLARALGRTGGDMEMEEVERVVEADLALMEPSYLEETTPESERLRRALYLGGVAVAQAHEGASPTELHALRALLGARAVAASSGTDARPGELEIVLAEVRGFPLAKRAQLVQHLTVIAGADGQVDDAEYEVMAGVASALDVPQEVIDQTLRAAAAPMD, encoded by the coding sequence ATGGGTTTCGAGGTCACCGAGATCCGCGCCCGGCGCGACCGCGAGCTCTTCGAGGCGCTGCGCCGCGATCGGGGCGTGGAGAAAGCGCTGGCTCGCTACGAGGAGAAGGCGAGCGGGTACGGGTTTCGTCACAGGCGGGCCTTGCTCGCCGAGTCGATTCGTTTGTCGCGCCACATGGCGCCCCAGGTGAGTGCGGCCCTGGCCGATTGTCGGGACGCGCTGGGCTTTCGCGAACCGGTCGAGGTGTTTTTGCGCCCAGAGCCCGTCTACGGCGCGTTCTGCGCGCGCGGGCGCTCGGGTCCCCTGGTCGTGGGGCTCACGGCGCGCCTGCTCGACGAGTTTAGCCCCGAGGAGCTTCGCTTCGTGATGGGGCATGAGCTTGGGCATGCGCTGTTTCGCCATCACGACCTTCCGATGCCCATCACGGCAACCATCGAAGACATCGGAGGGACGTTGGTCTCACGAGCGGCGCAGTTGAAACTTTACGTGTGGTGCCGCGCGGCCGAGGTCTCGGCCGATCGCGCGGGGCTTTTGTGCTGCAGGGATGCCGACGTGGCAGCCACTGCCTTCTTCAAGCTGGCGAGCGGGCTGGCACGGCCCTCCCTTCAGGTGGATTTGCAGGCCTTCGCGAGCCAAATCGAAGCCATCGCTTCAGCCCCCTCCGCCACCATCCGCGAGCACGATGACGACACCCTGGACTGCTTTTCCACGCACCCCTACACCCCGGTGCGCGTACGGGCGCTGTTGGCCTTCGCGCGTTCGGCCGTGCTGGCCCGGGCTTTGGGGCGCACGGGGGGCGATATGGAGATGGAGGAGGTCGAGCGTGTGGTCGAAGCCGATCTGGCGCTCATGGAGCCGTCTTACCTGGAAGAAACCACGCCCGAATCCGAACGGCTGCGGCGTGCGCTCTACCTCGGGGGCGTGGCCGTGGCCCAAGCCCACGAGGGGGCGTCACCCACGGAGCTGCACGCGCTGCGGGCGTTGCTGGGCGCGCGCGCGGTGGCCGCGTCTTCCGGAACTGACGCCCGCCCGGGCGAGCTCGAGATCGTGTTGGCCGAGGTCAGAGGTTTTCCCCTGGCCAAGCGGGCGCAGCTGGTTCAGCACCTGACCGTGATCGCGGGCGCGGATGGCCAGGTCGACGACGCGGAGTACGAAGTCATGGCGGGTGTGGCGAGCGCGCTTGACGTCCCTCAAGAGGTGATCGATCAGACCTTGCGGGCAGCGGCAGCGCCGATGGATTGA